Genomic window (Egicoccus halophilus):
CCGCGGGCGCCGTCGCCGGGGCGGCGACGAAGACCGAGTTGGCCGCGCCGACCGGCTGGTGGAAGCCGTGACCCTGGGCGTTCCAGGCGGTGATCGACGCCTTGGCGGTGACGGGTACGACGAGGGTGTAGTTGCCCGCGTCCGTGCCCGACAACGACGCCCCGTTCAGCGTCACCGTCTTGCCCGATCCGACCGCTGCGGTGTCGAACGTCGCCGTCCCACCCGTCAGTCGGACAGCGTCGCCGACGACCACGTCGGCCAGGCTGCGGTCGCTGGCCGACGCCGCGGTGGTGCCGTCGAAGACCTTGTTGGCGGCGGCGAACGAGCCGGTCACGGACCGCTTGGTGATGTCCGCGCTGGACGTCGCCGTCGTGTTGCTCAGGGTGTAGTTGCGGGCGTCCGCACCAGCGATCGTGATGCCGGTCACGGTCACGGTCTTGCCCGTGCCCACCAGCTTGTCGTCGAACGCGGCGGCCGCGTGCGCGGCGGTGACCACGTCACCCGACAGCTTGTCGGTGGACAGCGAAACCGACGCGGCGGTGGTGCCGTCGTAGGTCCTGCTGGTGGCGTTGGCGGTCACGGTCAGCGACCGGGCGGTGATGTCGGCCGTGGTGGTCGACACACCGTTCCAGGTGTAGTTGGCGGCGTCCTCGCCCTCGAGCTTGGCGCCGGTGAGGGTGACGGTCTTGGCGGTGCCAACGTTCTTGTCGTCGAAGGTGGCGGTGCCGCCGGTCAGCTGCACCTTGTCACCGTCGACCGTGCCGACCAGGCTGGTGGCCTTGACCTCGGCGGTGGTGGTGCCGTCGTAGGTCTTGTTGGCGGCGGCGAAGGTGCCGGTGATGCCCTTCGGGGTGATGTCGGCCGTGGTGTCGGCGACGGTCAGGGCGTAGTTGCCAGCGTCGGGGCCGTGCAGCGCAGGGTCCACCGCCGTGACGGTCTTGCCCCTCCCGGCGTCCTTGGTGTCGAAGGTCGCGCCCTGCAGTTGCAGGCTGACCTCGTCACCCTTCTTGACACCGGTGAGTTCGACGCTGCGAACGTCGGCGGCGGTGGTGCCGTCGTAGACCTTGTCCGCGACGGTGAAGGACCCGGTGACGGCCATCGTCGTGATCGACGCCGTCGCGGTCACCTCCGTGAGCTTCGGCGCGTAGTTGCTGGCGTCGTCGCCCACGAGCGAGATGCCGCTGACGGTGACCGTCTTGTCCGTGCCGACGTGCCGGTCCGCGAACTGCGCGTCGCCCTTGGCCGAGACCGTCTCGCCCTCGAGGACGTCCTCGACCGACAGCGTGACCTCGGCGGCGGTGGTGCCGTCGTAGACCTTGTCCTCGGCCGTCGCGACGACCTCCACCACACGGTGGCCGATGTTGGCGCTGGTGTTACCGACGGAGGCCAGGGTGTAGTTGCGGGCATCGGCGCCTTCGATCGAGGCCTTGCCCGCGGTCACCTTGATGCCGGTCGCCGCGTTCTTGCTGGCGAAGGTGACGTCCCGGAGTACGAGGGTGACCACGTCGTCACCGAGCGCGCCGTCGAGCGTCTTGGCCATCGCCACGGCGGTGGTGGTGCCGTCGTAGACCTTGTTCGCGGCGGTGAAGCTGCCGGTCAGGGTCTTGGGGGTGATGTTCGCCTTCGCGGCGGCCACGGGAGCCAGCGTGTAGTTGGCCGCGTGGTCGCCGGTGAGGCTGGCGCTGGCGGTCACGTCGATGTCGTCGGCGACGTCCTTGCTGGCGAAGCCGGCGTTGGCGAGGTCGAGGGTGACCTGGTCGCCGTCGATGACGCCGGTGAGCGTGCGGCCGGAGACGGTGGCGGTGGTGGTGCGGTCGTAGACCTTGTCGGCGGCGGTGAAGCTGCCGGTCAGGGTCTTGGGGGTGATGTCCGCCTTCGCGGCGGCGACGGGAGCCAGCGTGTAGTTGGCCGCGTGGTCGCCGGTGAGGCTGGCGGTGGCGGTCACGTCGATGTCGTCGGCGACGTCCTTGCTGGCGAAGCCGGCGTTGGCGAGGTCGAGGGTGACCTGGTCGCCGTCGATGACGCCGGTGAGCGTGCGGCCGGAGACGGTGGCGGTGGTGGTGCGGTCGTAGACCTTGTCGGCGGCGGTGAAGCTGCCCGTCAGGGTCTTCGGGGTGATGTCCGCCTTCGCCGTGGCGACGGCGGGAACCGTGTAGTTGGCCGCGTGCTTGCCGGCGAGGGTGGCCTCGGCGGTGACGACGACTCCGGTGCCGGCGCTGCTGGTTGTGAAGGCCGCGGAGCGGAGCTCGAGGCGGACCTCGTCACCCTCGACGACGCCGTCCAGTGCGGGGTCGGAGACCGTGGCGTCGCGGCTGCCGTCGTAGACCTTGTCGGCGACGACGAAGCTGCCGCTCAGTGGCTTCGGGGTGACGACGAGCGTGTCGACGACCGTCTCGGCCCGGTAGTCGGGGTGGTCCAGCGAGGCCTGCACGCGGTAGCTGCCGGCGTTCCGCGGGCTCGCCGACTCGCCATCGCGCGAGTAGCTCACCGAGATGCCGGTGAGGTCACCGACCGAGGTCGTCACCGTCGCCGCGAAAGTCGAGCCGTTGTAGACCCGGCTCAGCCCGCTCAGGGTCAGCTCGGTGGTCGCCTTCGCGACGGCGACCGTCTTGGTGGCGGTGCTCGCCTCGTGGTTGTCGTCGCCGGCGCGGGTGGCCACGACCTCGCAGGTCCCGGTGCCGCGGGTGATCTCCAGCTTCCCGGCGTTCGCGCCGGTGCCGATGCGGCAGGCGTCGCTGCCGCTGCTCACCGCGAAGCCGATGGCGCCGGTGCCGCTGCCGCCGGTGGCTCCCAGCTCCAGGGTGTCACCGAAGGTGCCGCGGTCGGGGGTGGTGATGGTCAGCGTGCTTTGGGCGACCCGGTCGATGGCGAACTGGGCGGTCCCGCGGCTGCTCCGGTGGTTCGTGGTGCCGGCGAAGTCGGCGGTCGCCGTGGCCGTGCCCGCGTTGGTGTTCGCGGAGTAGACGACCTCGACCGGCTGCTTGAAGCCGGCGACACCGGTGACCTCCGCCGAGCAGGGCGTGAGGGGCGAACCGGTGTACGGCCGGCTCGACGGACAGGTCACCGTCGTGGTGGTGGCGGCCTTGTCGATGGTGAAGGTCGTGCTGTCGGTGCTGGCGAGGTGGTTGGTGGTCGCGGCGAAGCTGGCCGCCGCCGTCGCCGTGCCGGCGTTCACGTTGTCGGTGTGGGTGACCGGGACGGTCTGGTCCAGGCCGCCGGCGCCGGTGGCCTTCGCCGTGCACGGGGTCTGCGCCGAGCCGTCGTAGGTCGTGTCGGCCGGGCAGCTGACGACGGTGCTCGAAGGCGCCTTGGCGACGGTCAGCGTGCCGTTGCCGGTGCTGCCGAGGTGCGTGCCGTCCTCGGTGAAGGTCGCGGTCACCGGGTGGGAGCCGGCGTTCCGGCCGCCGAGGTCCGCGGTCAGGGAGGTGACGCCCGACGCGTTGGTCGTGGCCGAGCCGATGGTGGTGTCACCGACGGAGAAGGCGACGGTCTTGCCGCCGACGCCCGTGGAGCCGGCGCTC
Coding sequences:
- a CDS encoding YDG domain-containing protein → MTPSPRRGHLRSVIAFTLAVLMLLPNVALAQTDTSPWITSDKDDYAPGELVTLTGGNWQPGETVNIDVDDDQTKTWRRNVDVVADADGRIVDAFNLPNWFVATYEVVATGAVSGTVTHGFTDGNLRFLTTNNATNFEATWTKHTSSACPAGNVSGSRPTSASGTVRHSPGNTLAAGASNGEWIRVTAPATIGSMVFSSWTGPSNFSTTDATLCAPGFGDNGTNDYTANYVQAPAAPVKTTTSINAVSGAGTFGGSATYTATLSAGSTGVGGKTVAFSVGDTTIGSATTNASGVTSLTADLGGRNAGSHPVTATFTEDGTHLGSTGNGTLTVAKAPSSTVVSCPADTTYDGSAQTPCTAKATGAGGLDQTVPVTHTDNVNAGTATAAASFAATTNHLASTDSTTFTIDKAATTTTVTCPSSRPYTGSPLTPCSAEVTGVAGFKQPVEVVYSANTNAGTATATADFAGTTNHRSSRGTAQFAIDRVAQSTLTITTPDRGTFGDTLELGATGGSGTGAIGFAVSSGSDACRIGTGANAGKLEITRGTGTCEVVATRAGDDNHEASTATKTVAVAKATTELTLSGLSRVYNGSTFAATVTTSVGDLTGISVSYSRDGESASPRNAGSYRVQASLDHPDYRAETVVDTLVVTPKPLSGSFVVADKVYDGSRDATVSDPALDGVVEGDEVRLELRSAAFTTSSAGTGVVVTAEATLAGKHAANYTVPAVATAKADITPKTLTGSFTAADKVYDRTTTATVSGRTLTGVIDGDQVTLDLANAGFASKDVADDIDVTATASLTGDHAANYTLAPVAAAKADITPKTLTGSFTAADKVYDRTTTATVSGRTLTGVIDGDQVTLDLANAGFASKDVADDIDVTASASLTGDHAANYTLAPVAAAKANITPKTLTGSFTAANKVYDGTTTAVAMAKTLDGALGDDVVTLVLRDVTFASKNAATGIKVTAGKASIEGADARNYTLASVGNTSANIGHRVVEVVATAEDKVYDGTTAAEVTLSVEDVLEGETVSAKGDAQFADRHVGTDKTVTVSGISLVGDDASNYAPKLTEVTATASITTMAVTGSFTVADKVYDGTTAADVRSVELTGVKKGDEVSLQLQGATFDTKDAGRGKTVTAVDPALHGPDAGNYALTVADTTADITPKGITGTFAAANKTYDGTTTAEVKATSLVGTVDGDKVQLTGGTATFDDKNVGTAKTVTLTGAKLEGEDAANYTWNGVSTTTADITARSLTVTANATSRTYDGTTAASVSLSTDKLSGDVVTAAHAAAAFDDKLVGTGKTVTVTGITIAGADARNYTLSNTTATSSADITKRSVTGSFAAANKVFDGTTAASASDRSLADVVVGDAVRLTGGTATFDTAAVGSGKTVTLNGASLSGTDAGNYTLVVPVTAKASITAWNAQGHGFHQPVGAANSVFVAAPATAPAATASTVWNSAKGGSTIPLKFNVLAGGVEQTTTAAVTGFTATKLTCNTGATSDEVDFVTTGSTTLRYDAADKQFIQNWQTPKVTADGCYRATVTFADGSSLSAFFRLRK